One Methylophilus sp. TWE2 DNA segment encodes these proteins:
- the purB gene encoding adenylosuccinate lyase, which translates to MTSLTTLNALSPLDGRYQSKLDPLRPFFSEYALIKYRALVEVSWLKALSAAPELAEIAPFSAETIAELDAAIAAFSEADATQVKAIEARTNHDVKALEYWLKEKFDGNPEIKKASEFIHFACTSEDINNLSHALMLKSARDSVMLPNLQAVHARLTELANALADQPMLSRTHGQTASPTTMGKELANVVYRLQRQFKQLQANEVLGKINGAVGNFNAHLSAYPEFDWESFAKRFVESLGLTYNPMTIQIEPHDYMAELYDTLARINTILIDLNRDIWGYISVGYFKQKVKAGEIGSSTMPHKVNPIDFENSEGNLGLANAVLRHLAEKLPISRWQRDLTDSTVLRNMGVAFGYTLLGYDSCLRGLNKLEVNPQRLLEDLDNSWEVLAEPIQTVMRRYGIENPYEQLKELTRGKGGINKQSLHAFIETLQIPAEAKQALLALTPATYTGKASQLVKHI; encoded by the coding sequence ATGACGTCTCTCACCACGCTCAATGCGCTGTCCCCGCTGGATGGCCGTTATCAATCCAAACTCGACCCTTTGCGTCCGTTTTTCAGTGAATATGCGCTGATTAAATACAGAGCCTTGGTTGAAGTGTCATGGTTAAAAGCACTCAGCGCAGCCCCCGAACTGGCCGAAATCGCGCCATTTAGTGCAGAAACAATCGCCGAACTGGACGCCGCCATTGCAGCCTTTAGTGAAGCAGACGCGACGCAGGTCAAAGCCATTGAAGCGCGTACCAATCACGACGTCAAGGCACTCGAATACTGGCTCAAAGAGAAATTTGATGGTAATCCTGAAATCAAAAAGGCCAGTGAGTTTATTCACTTTGCCTGTACCTCAGAAGATATTAACAACCTGTCACATGCGCTGATGCTTAAATCGGCGCGTGACAGTGTCATGCTGCCTAACCTGCAAGCGGTGCATGCACGACTGACTGAACTGGCTAACGCCTTGGCAGACCAGCCGATGCTGTCCCGCACGCACGGTCAAACAGCCAGCCCCACCACCATGGGTAAGGAGCTGGCCAATGTGGTCTACCGGCTGCAACGCCAGTTCAAACAATTGCAAGCCAATGAAGTGTTAGGCAAAATCAACGGTGCAGTAGGCAACTTTAACGCACACTTGTCTGCCTACCCTGAGTTCGACTGGGAAAGCTTTGCCAAACGTTTTGTCGAATCCCTGGGATTGACCTACAACCCTATGACCATCCAGATTGAGCCACACGATTACATGGCTGAACTGTATGACACCTTGGCACGCATCAATACTATTCTGATCGACCTCAACCGTGATATCTGGGGTTATATTTCTGTGGGCTACTTCAAGCAGAAAGTCAAAGCGGGTGAAATCGGCTCTTCGACCATGCCACACAAGGTCAACCCGATAGACTTTGAAAACTCAGAGGGTAACCTCGGCCTGGCGAATGCTGTCTTGCGTCACCTGGCTGAAAAGTTGCCGATTTCACGCTGGCAACGCGACCTCACCGACTCCACGGTATTGCGCAATATGGGTGTTGCGTTTGGTTACACCTTGCTTGGTTATGATTCCTGCCTGCGTGGTTTGAACAAGCTAGAAGTCAATCCGCAACGCCTGCTCGAAGACCTGGACAACAGCTGGGAGGTCCTCGCAGAACCAATCCAGACTGTGATGCGTCGGTATGGCATTGAAAACCCTTACGAGCAGTTAAAAGAATTGACGCGTGGCAAGGGCGGCATTAACAAGCAATCGCTGCATGCTTTTATTGAGACCCTGCAAATTCCGGCTGAAGCCAAGCAGGCATTGTTGGCACTGACGCCTGCAACTTATACCGGCAAGGCTAGTCAACTGGTTAAACATATCTAA
- a CDS encoding transglutaminase-like cysteine peptidase, producing the protein MRRHVHSSLVRLLTGLCLALSLLWTPTLADDYVLAMLEKIRARYGEEAYQNVMRLNELFAQISGASEMTKVAMVNDFTNQHVLFVDDFNLWGMEDYWASPLETFGKGAGDCEDFSIAKYTLLKKLGVSQDKLRLTYVRARMPSGAIRPHMVLTYYASPTSDPLVLDNLNFELLPASRRGDLAPVFSFNDKGLFVANNPNMRAGSPSNISKWRDVLTRMRQDGLE; encoded by the coding sequence ATGAGACGCCACGTACATTCATCTTTGGTTCGACTGCTGACAGGCTTGTGCCTGGCGTTGAGTTTGCTATGGACGCCGACCCTGGCGGATGATTATGTGCTGGCAATGCTGGAAAAAATCCGGGCACGCTATGGCGAAGAGGCCTACCAGAATGTCATGCGACTCAATGAGTTATTTGCCCAGATTTCAGGGGCCAGCGAAATGACCAAGGTCGCTATGGTGAATGACTTCACCAACCAGCACGTATTGTTTGTTGATGATTTTAACCTGTGGGGGATGGAAGATTATTGGGCCAGCCCGCTGGAAACGTTTGGTAAAGGCGCTGGAGACTGTGAGGACTTTAGTATCGCTAAATATACCCTGCTGAAGAAACTAGGTGTGTCACAAGACAAGTTGCGCTTGACCTATGTCCGTGCGCGCATGCCTAGCGGTGCTATTCGCCCTCATATGGTATTGACTTATTACGCCTCGCCCACGAGTGACCCGCTGGTACTCGATAATCTTAATTTTGAATTATTGCCTGCTTCCAGGCGTGGAGATTTGGCTCCGGTCTTCAGTTTTAATGATAAAGGGTTGTTCGTGGCCAATAACCCGAATATGCGTGCAGGTTCTCCTTCCAATATTTCCAAATGGCGGGACGTATTGACACGTATGCGACAGGATGGGCTGGAATGA
- a CDS encoding type I secretion system permease/ATPase, whose translation METTQFFNKTEKDTLLECLLYICRHNRLATTRDALTSGLPLENGKLNPELFKRSAERLRLDVSVKQEAIPALLQPQADITLLLNHNRACQLLKVDDSQHFAQVVFPDLSPEPLTMSLADLAAEYTGYALVTKQNFIFDARTPEVGRVKVRHWFWGTLAENKGIYRDVMVAAFLINLFALAMPLFTMNVYDRVVPNKAVETLWVLGIGVGLIVLGDLLLRSMRAYFLDWASARIDVKLSSQIMEKVLGTRYEAKPTSVGSFASNLRSFESVRDFITSATVVTLIDLPFGIIFLIVIAWISPYMVLPALVGGTIVLVYSLSVQTKMHDLSETMYRASAQRNAALIESLVGLETVKSMGVEGQMQGKWEKSALFLSEVGSKLKLLSSSITNGSYALQQIISVAIIILGVYLISNGDLTMGGLIACSQLTSRALAPISQIASLFTQYHTAATSLKSLEDIMSKPVERSKEVSFLSRPAFKGEIEFKNVSFKYPGSDELALNRISFRIRPGEHVGLIGRMGSGKTTINKLILGLYQPTEGAILIDGIDARQIDPAELRRCIGYVQQDNHLFYGTLRDNITLRHQHADDQAVLQAAQVGGIAEFVNTHPKGFDLEVGERGDTLSGGQRQGVGIARAFVTRPQIVLLDEPTSAMDHSGEETVKRNIAEAAAGKTLIVISHRNAMLELAERLIVIDSGQIVADGNKEDVTAALRAGKVGKAR comes from the coding sequence ATGGAAACGACGCAATTTTTTAATAAAACCGAGAAAGACACTCTGCTGGAGTGCCTGCTTTATATTTGCCGCCACAATCGCCTGGCGACGACACGGGATGCCTTGACTTCTGGCCTGCCGCTGGAAAATGGCAAACTTAACCCCGAATTATTTAAACGCTCAGCCGAACGATTGCGGCTGGATGTCAGCGTCAAACAGGAAGCCATTCCCGCATTGCTGCAGCCGCAGGCTGATATCACACTGTTACTCAATCACAATCGAGCCTGCCAATTGCTCAAAGTGGATGATAGCCAGCATTTCGCACAAGTCGTATTTCCAGATCTGTCTCCTGAACCACTGACCATGAGCCTGGCTGATCTGGCAGCGGAATACACCGGGTATGCCTTGGTCACCAAGCAGAACTTTATTTTTGACGCACGCACGCCAGAAGTCGGCAGAGTGAAAGTTAGGCACTGGTTTTGGGGGACGCTGGCCGAGAATAAAGGCATTTACCGCGACGTGATGGTTGCGGCTTTCCTGATTAACTTATTTGCGCTCGCTATGCCGCTGTTTACCATGAACGTGTATGACCGCGTCGTACCAAACAAGGCGGTAGAGACATTATGGGTGCTTGGGATTGGGGTTGGCCTGATCGTACTGGGGGATTTGTTGCTGCGTTCTATGCGCGCCTATTTCCTGGATTGGGCCAGTGCCCGCATCGATGTAAAACTTAGCTCGCAAATCATGGAAAAGGTACTTGGCACGCGGTACGAAGCGAAGCCTACCTCTGTCGGATCGTTTGCTTCTAATTTGCGTTCATTTGAAAGCGTGCGGGATTTCATCACATCGGCCACGGTGGTCACGCTGATTGATTTACCTTTTGGCATTATCTTTCTCATCGTGATTGCCTGGATCAGTCCTTATATGGTCTTGCCAGCTTTGGTAGGAGGGACCATCGTTCTGGTTTATTCATTAAGCGTGCAAACCAAAATGCACGATTTATCTGAAACCATGTACCGTGCAAGTGCCCAGCGCAATGCCGCCCTGATTGAAAGCCTGGTTGGACTGGAAACCGTCAAATCCATGGGTGTCGAAGGGCAGATGCAGGGAAAATGGGAAAAAAGTGCGCTCTTCTTATCTGAAGTCGGCAGCAAACTCAAATTGTTGTCTTCTTCAATCACTAACGGTTCTTATGCCTTACAGCAAATCATCAGTGTGGCCATCATCATCCTTGGTGTCTACCTGATTTCTAATGGTGATTTGACCATGGGCGGACTGATTGCCTGCTCACAATTGACAAGCCGCGCATTGGCGCCCATCTCTCAAATTGCCAGTTTGTTTACGCAATACCATACCGCCGCTACTTCTTTAAAATCTCTTGAAGATATTATGAGTAAGCCAGTAGAGCGTAGCAAAGAGGTCAGTTTTCTATCGAGGCCCGCATTTAAAGGCGAAATTGAGTTTAAAAATGTTTCCTTTAAATATCCCGGTTCAGATGAGCTGGCGCTAAATCGTATTTCTTTCAGGATTCGTCCTGGAGAGCATGTTGGTTTGATTGGCCGTATGGGTTCCGGTAAAACCACGATCAACAAGTTGATTTTGGGGCTTTACCAGCCAACCGAAGGCGCGATCTTGATTGATGGCATCGATGCACGACAGATTGACCCGGCAGAATTGCGCCGCTGTATTGGTTATGTCCAGCAGGATAATCATCTGTTTTACGGTACGCTGCGCGACAATATTACCTTGCGTCATCAGCATGCCGATGACCAGGCTGTTCTGCAAGCTGCACAAGTCGGCGGTATTGCAGAATTTGTGAATACACATCCTAAGGGTTTTGACCTGGAAGTGGGGGAGCGTGGCGATACACTCTCTGGCGGTCAGCGTCAGGGTGTTGGTATTGCCAGAGCATTTGTCACCAGACCGCAAATCGTGTTACTGGATGAACCCACTAGTGCCATGGATCACTCTGGTGAAGAAACCGTGAAGCGTAACATTGCTGAAGCTGCTGCAGGCAAAACACTGATTGTCATCAGTCACCGCAATGCCATGCTGGAGCTGGCGGAACGCTTGATTGTGATTGATTCTGGCCAGATTGTGGCTGACGGTAATAAAGAAGATGTGACCGCCGCATTGCGTGCAGGCAAAGTGGGTAAGGCTAGATAA
- a CDS encoding EAL domain-containing protein, translated as MSLVKQIRIAISVIILMVAAGCLFLSVYDDHRFMAEQLQKKNNDNANGLAITLSNIQKDNVTVELIVSAQFDMGHYRRIAIISPDNKTMIERVNQNPHSVAPRWFQSVFPISIQPGIANIQSGWQQYGTLVLESEPSLAYDQLWETSRHAVLWTLVVAFLSYVVSGFWLKRILKPLDDVIAQAEALGERKYITIEEPATEEFQKLVRTMNTLSDRVKSMVTAESERLNTFNQQINYDEVTGLMNQSHFTNTASVALKNDGFVEGMLILVQLRNLPEIDKQLGYSVTNQLIKKVGDAVQQQMVHYQDVVCGRLSGGVFGIFSRQPLDDFAVTTELKLVLEKLNAAQQLLQFQFVLAHTKTKKGDDFVDVHRVMQFILDLAEDQAAVPMRLMNANSIVTSRKNYLNQWKEQFLLAIELKQIKLACFPVMQRDQHLYHYECPLRLRIDEGDQWLAAGAFIDWASQLDMIQTLDGLALEYAVDMLTKNNAGLSVNVSAAAMRSDEYKDKLQALILTVKQPSRLSFEVTEEAAFSDFIRFREFVHLVKSLGCMMGVEHVVTRLAQLGDLHELGLDYIKFDASLIRDIHLRPQQQSLMRGLCMMVRTMGIVPIAEGVQDQQELDSLNAVGIEAVTGPFVQEDLQFGVL; from the coding sequence ATGTCTTTGGTAAAACAAATACGAATTGCGATTTCTGTCATTATTTTAATGGTTGCGGCGGGATGTTTGTTCTTAAGCGTATACGATGACCATCGATTTATGGCTGAACAGTTGCAAAAGAAAAATAATGATAATGCGAATGGCCTGGCAATTACGCTTTCAAATATCCAAAAAGACAACGTGACAGTGGAGCTGATTGTCAGTGCCCAATTCGATATGGGGCACTATCGCCGTATCGCGATCATTTCTCCCGACAACAAGACCATGATAGAGCGGGTCAATCAAAATCCGCATTCTGTTGCGCCACGTTGGTTCCAGTCTGTATTTCCCATCAGCATTCAGCCAGGCATTGCCAATATCCAGTCCGGCTGGCAACAGTATGGTACTTTAGTGCTAGAGAGCGAACCCTCGCTGGCTTATGACCAGTTGTGGGAGACTTCGCGACATGCTGTTTTGTGGACACTGGTCGTCGCCTTTTTAAGTTATGTGGTTTCGGGCTTTTGGCTGAAGAGAATTCTCAAACCACTGGATGATGTCATTGCGCAAGCCGAGGCATTGGGCGAACGTAAATACATCACGATTGAAGAGCCGGCAACTGAGGAGTTCCAGAAGTTGGTGCGTACCATGAATACGCTGTCCGATCGTGTCAAATCCATGGTCACGGCGGAATCCGAGCGCCTGAATACCTTTAACCAGCAAATCAACTATGATGAAGTCACTGGGTTGATGAACCAGTCGCATTTTACCAATACCGCTTCAGTTGCCCTTAAAAATGATGGTTTTGTTGAGGGCATGTTGATATTGGTTCAACTGCGTAATCTGCCTGAGATCGACAAGCAGTTGGGCTATAGTGTGACCAACCAGTTAATTAAGAAAGTAGGTGATGCCGTTCAACAGCAGATGGTGCATTACCAGGATGTGGTTTGCGGGCGTCTTTCGGGAGGTGTTTTCGGTATTTTCAGCCGTCAGCCGCTGGATGATTTTGCCGTGACAACGGAGTTAAAGCTGGTGCTGGAAAAATTGAACGCGGCACAACAGTTGTTACAGTTTCAGTTTGTGCTCGCGCATACTAAAACCAAAAAAGGCGATGATTTTGTTGATGTGCATCGTGTGATGCAGTTTATTCTGGACTTGGCTGAAGACCAGGCGGCTGTGCCTATGCGCTTGATGAATGCCAACAGTATCGTCACCTCGAGGAAAAATTACCTCAATCAATGGAAAGAACAATTCCTGCTGGCGATTGAACTCAAACAGATCAAGCTGGCGTGTTTCCCGGTGATGCAGCGAGATCAGCATTTGTACCACTACGAGTGCCCATTGCGCCTGCGTATTGATGAAGGAGATCAGTGGCTGGCAGCTGGCGCATTTATTGATTGGGCCAGCCAACTCGATATGATCCAAACGCTGGATGGCCTGGCACTGGAGTATGCGGTAGACATGCTGACGAAAAATAATGCCGGCCTCAGTGTCAATGTATCGGCCGCCGCCATGCGAAGTGATGAATACAAGGACAAACTGCAAGCCTTGATTCTGACAGTTAAACAGCCGTCCCGCCTGAGCTTTGAAGTGACCGAAGAAGCAGCGTTTAGTGACTTTATAAGGTTTAGGGAGTTCGTCCACCTGGTGAAATCGCTGGGATGCATGATGGGCGTGGAACATGTCGTGACCCGCTTGGCGCAACTGGGCGATTTGCATGAGCTTGGGCTGGATTACATCAAGTTTGATGCGTCGCTGATTCGCGACATCCATTTAAGGCCGCAGCAGCAGTCCTTGATGCGTGGTTTGTGCATGATGGTACGCACCATGGGGATTGTGCCAATCGCAGAGGGCGTTCAGGATCAGCAAGAGCTTGATAGTTTAAACGCGGTGGGCATAGAAGCGGTGACCGGGCCTTTTGTGCAGGAGGATCTACAGTTCGGGGTGCTGTGA
- a CDS encoding autotransporter assembly complex family protein, producing MFCATSRCWLLLSLFLACFSINGQAQESAWFEVKPGDSYQTRFLLTTDIPSDQQSTLRELLQKHLSIHEAMQNPRMNESEWRRLIQKTPQEIADLLATEGYFKAKTTVYQPAAQVAEFRLILPQQAKVSTVDVAITGEIQQTKHQSTLETAQKSWPLPVNSVFTQSAWSSAKKELLGSLLRAEFPNAKITRSQALVNPQTQAVFIQLAVDSGPAVRFGQVRIHGLQHYKESMVRPLNTIKTDTPYRQADLLTLQNSFMSTGKFRSVEVSAKTDSLNADHTADVDVTVNELEQNTVRIGVGASTNTGARIVFNYTDRNLFNRGLLWDSSLRLEQRLQAATSNITFLTDEKGFRDSIQNSVIRTDLEGQTTTALQNGVRRYWGQPNIFEQYVGANLLYEFLTVDGDASQFNKAATLAYGLNMRRLDHPLAPTKGWILNTQFQLAPLDRLSDGRFLQSQARLQAFYPLTQSTQWLGRIEVGTVTGARSVPATYLFRAGGDQSVRGYAFQSLGVKEADAIVGGRVLLTGSTEVVQWLTSSWGAALFVDFGNAANSWKDYDPVLGYGLGARWRSPIGPVGVDIAHGQETGEYRLHFNLGVNF from the coding sequence TTGTTCTGCGCCACGTCTAGATGCTGGCTGTTACTTTCACTCTTTCTGGCATGTTTTTCCATCAACGGCCAGGCGCAAGAAAGCGCCTGGTTTGAGGTCAAGCCGGGTGACAGCTATCAAACCCGCTTCTTGCTCACCACCGACATTCCATCCGATCAACAATCAACTCTGCGTGAACTGTTACAAAAACACCTGAGCATCCATGAAGCGATGCAAAATCCGCGCATGAACGAGAGTGAATGGCGGCGTTTGATACAAAAAACCCCGCAGGAAATTGCCGATTTACTGGCGACAGAAGGCTATTTCAAAGCCAAAACAACGGTTTATCAACCTGCTGCCCAAGTCGCAGAGTTTCGCCTTATCTTGCCCCAGCAAGCGAAAGTGAGCACAGTAGACGTGGCGATCACAGGTGAAATACAGCAAACTAAGCATCAAAGCACACTGGAAACCGCACAAAAAAGCTGGCCGCTGCCAGTGAATAGTGTGTTCACGCAATCCGCGTGGAGCTCGGCAAAAAAAGAACTGCTCGGGAGCTTGCTGCGGGCAGAATTCCCCAATGCAAAAATCACACGCTCGCAAGCGCTGGTCAATCCGCAAACGCAAGCAGTCTTTATCCAGCTGGCCGTAGATTCCGGCCCCGCAGTCCGCTTTGGACAAGTCCGGATTCATGGACTGCAGCATTACAAGGAATCTATGGTTCGCCCATTGAACACCATTAAAACAGACACACCCTATCGCCAGGCCGATTTACTCACTTTGCAAAATAGTTTTATGAGCACGGGCAAATTCCGCTCTGTGGAAGTTTCAGCCAAGACAGACTCTTTGAATGCTGACCATACGGCCGATGTGGATGTGACAGTGAACGAACTGGAACAAAACACGGTGCGTATCGGTGTAGGCGCCAGCACCAACACCGGCGCACGCATTGTCTTTAACTACACAGACCGCAACCTGTTTAACCGTGGCCTGCTATGGGACAGCAGCCTCAGGCTGGAACAACGCCTGCAAGCCGCCACCTCAAACATCACTTTTTTAACTGACGAAAAAGGCTTCCGTGACAGCATCCAGAACAGCGTCATCCGCACAGACCTTGAAGGGCAAACCACAACCGCCTTACAAAATGGGGTACGCCGTTATTGGGGTCAGCCCAATATTTTTGAGCAATATGTAGGAGCAAACCTGCTGTATGAGTTCCTGACGGTGGATGGGGACGCTTCCCAATTCAACAAAGCAGCGACGCTGGCCTACGGTTTAAATATGCGCAGACTGGATCATCCACTCGCTCCCACCAAAGGCTGGATATTAAATACCCAGTTTCAACTGGCACCTTTGGACCGGTTGTCTGATGGCCGCTTCCTGCAATCTCAGGCGAGGTTGCAGGCGTTTTACCCGTTAACACAATCAACCCAGTGGCTGGGCCGCATTGAAGTGGGCACGGTGACTGGCGCACGCAGTGTCCCGGCCACTTATCTGTTTCGCGCGGGCGGCGACCAGTCTGTACGAGGCTATGCATTTCAGTCGTTAGGCGTCAAAGAGGCTGACGCAATTGTGGGTGGACGCGTATTGCTAACGGGCAGCACAGAAGTGGTGCAATGGCTAACGTCCTCGTGGGGAGCTGCGCTGTTTGTCGATTTTGGGAATGCCGCTAACAGCTGGAAAGATTATGACCCTGTGCTGGGGTATGGCTTGGGCGCGCGCTGGCGCAGCCCGATTGGGCCGGTTGGCGTGGATATTGCACACGGACAGGAAACCGGGGAATACCGTTTGCATTTTAACCTGGGAGTGAATTTCTGA